The proteins below are encoded in one region of Thermodesulfobacteriota bacterium:
- a CDS encoding formate dehydrogenase accessory protein FdhE, translated as MMNCTDRSAAVGTAILRARDRKPAYDAFYPFLGNLFLAQERARAGVDLQRLSPDPGRIHAFWVEGAPLLKRWEFPVDLRSAEEVRRELGGCIPGDNAEMASAFAALSSGLEKGREKEGVIWRSFLRHDGEPWGRWIDTKGVDTASLLFLARSCLRPSLEWTSSDLLRRYPPPETWHRGYCPVCGSLPALIVLKGEGERKGYCSWCSAAWSIDRLQCPYCDNRDHETLGYLQAEEEPQYRVQYCRLCKHYFKTIDTRESAESLYLPLEEWTTLHLDLLARQSGWDAPPSPAPAVYGPPE; from the coding sequence GCGGCGGTCGGCACGGCGATCCTCCGGGCAAGGGACCGGAAGCCGGCTTACGACGCGTTCTACCCCTTCCTCGGAAACCTGTTCCTCGCGCAGGAGCGGGCCCGGGCGGGCGTCGATCTTCAGCGTCTCTCGCCGGATCCGGGCCGGATCCATGCATTTTGGGTGGAGGGAGCCCCGCTGCTGAAGCGCTGGGAGTTCCCCGTCGACCTCCGCTCGGCGGAGGAAGTGCGGCGGGAACTTGGCGGATGCATTCCGGGAGACAACGCGGAGATGGCCTCGGCTTTCGCCGCGTTGTCTTCCGGCCTGGAGAAAGGCAGGGAGAAGGAAGGAGTGATCTGGCGCTCGTTCCTTCGACACGACGGGGAGCCGTGGGGACGATGGATCGACACGAAGGGCGTCGACACGGCCTCCCTTCTCTTTCTGGCCCGAAGCTGCCTGCGGCCATCCCTCGAATGGACTTCCTCGGACCTGTTGCGCAGGTACCCCCCGCCGGAGACATGGCATCGGGGGTACTGTCCCGTCTGCGGTTCGCTTCCCGCCCTGATCGTGCTGAAAGGGGAGGGGGAGCGGAAGGGGTACTGCTCCTGGTGCAGCGCCGCCTGGAGCATCGACCGGCTGCAGTGCCCGTATTGCGACAACCGCGACCACGAAACGCTCGGGTACCTCCAGGCCGAGGAGGAGCCGCAATACCGGGTACAGTATTGCCGCCTCTGCAAGCACTACTTCAAGACGATCGACACCCGGGAATCGGCCGAATCCTTGTACCTGCCCCTCGAGGAGTGGACTACGCTCCACCTCGACCTGCTGGCGCGGCAAAGCGGGTGGGACGCTCCCCCCTCTCCCGCCCCGGCGGTTTACGGGCCCCCGGAATGA
- the fdhD gene encoding formate dehydrogenase accessory sulfurtransferase FdhD, whose product MGMVAFYRNGKLEPGETEIVREHSLRIVVNRREIATLVCSPHEPVFLAAGFLRQQGFIETAEDLLHLGVCEAAGVVTATVKGEVPDIAPRVITSSCGAAPGAAPGRGAGSARKRPAAPRRPFRPSDILGMMEELSRKAVLYKSLGGMHSAAAGDGSSLLLFAEDLGRHNAVDRIAGEALLKRIDLSGTMLITSGRVPTETVGKADALGIGLIASRTTPTERAVSMADALGITLVGYVRGNRFTVYSHPENVDVPGPDSRIRGITGVILAGGASRRMGSNKALLPYQGGRFIESAHRRLSEVFEETLVVTNTPDLYEFLGCRRVPDLLTGMGVLSGIHSALCNSDTPRVFVTACDMPHLNPELIRRLASLSEGWDVLLPEGENGVEPLHAVFHKTCIPFIEDALRAGERRVVSFFDKVRVRVVGREEVARFDPDFRSFRNINTPEEYYRFRDGGGSADAEAPRSGESREELRSDGG is encoded by the coding sequence ATGGGAATGGTCGCGTTCTACCGCAACGGGAAGCTGGAGCCGGGAGAGACGGAAATCGTCCGGGAGCACTCCTTGCGGATCGTGGTCAACCGCCGGGAGATCGCGACCCTGGTGTGCTCGCCGCACGAGCCGGTTTTCCTCGCGGCCGGCTTCCTGCGGCAGCAGGGCTTCATCGAAACCGCGGAAGATCTCCTTCACCTGGGAGTCTGCGAGGCGGCCGGAGTCGTCACCGCGACCGTCAAGGGGGAGGTGCCCGACATTGCGCCGCGGGTGATCACATCGAGCTGCGGGGCGGCCCCCGGCGCCGCCCCCGGACGGGGGGCGGGATCCGCGCGGAAGCGTCCCGCTGCGCCGCGACGGCCTTTTCGGCCGTCCGATATTCTCGGCATGATGGAAGAGCTCTCCCGCAAGGCGGTGCTCTACAAATCTCTCGGCGGCATGCATTCGGCGGCGGCGGGAGACGGCTCCTCCCTCCTCCTGTTCGCGGAAGACCTGGGACGGCACAACGCCGTGGACCGGATCGCGGGGGAGGCGCTCCTCAAGCGGATCGACCTCTCGGGAACGATGCTGATCACCTCGGGCAGGGTTCCGACCGAGACGGTCGGCAAGGCCGACGCCCTCGGGATCGGCCTGATCGCATCGCGGACCACGCCCACCGAGCGGGCGGTCTCGATGGCCGACGCCCTCGGCATCACCCTTGTCGGGTACGTCCGCGGGAACCGGTTCACCGTCTATTCCCACCCGGAGAACGTGGATGTCCCCGGTCCGGATAGCCGGATCCGCGGGATCACCGGCGTCATCCTGGCGGGAGGGGCGTCCCGCCGCATGGGCAGCAACAAGGCGCTGCTTCCTTACCAGGGCGGCCGGTTCATCGAGTCGGCCCACCGGCGCCTCTCGGAGGTATTCGAGGAGACTCTGGTCGTCACCAACACGCCGGACCTTTACGAATTCCTCGGGTGCCGGAGGGTTCCCGATCTCCTCACCGGGATGGGAGTCCTGTCTGGGATCCACTCGGCGCTCTGCAACAGCGACACGCCCCGCGTTTTCGTCACCGCCTGCGACATGCCGCACCTGAATCCGGAGCTGATCCGGCGCCTCGCATCGCTGTCGGAGGGGTGGGACGTCCTCCTGCCGGAGGGCGAAAACGGCGTCGAGCCGCTCCATGCCGTTTTCCACAAGACGTGCATCCCTTTCATCGAGGATGCCCTGCGGGCGGGAGAGCGGCGGGTCGTCTCGTTCTTCGACAAAGTCCGGGTTCGCGTCGTCGGCCGGGAGGAGGTCGCCCGATTCGATCCGGACTTCCGATCCTTCCGGAACATCAACACCCCTGAGGAGTATTACCGGTTCCGGGACGGCGGCGGTTCCGCGGACGCGGAGGCGCCGCGGAGCGGGGAGTCCCGGGAGGAGTTGCGCTCCGACGGCGGGTAG
- a CDS encoding FmdE family protein, with product MKIGGWSYEEFAERVKNFHGHASPGVILGGIMVQEALGRLPEGTVFNAICETRFRLPDAVQMLTPCTAGNGRLRVLDFGRFALCLFDRTGGEGIRVFLDPRKAASRNNVMKWYFEEAQEQEREDESLLAVIREAGTRLIETSPVKLKPRFFDGKRKGGMSACPLCGERFLSLDGAFCRACQGETPYEEAARIGADPVPAGDPGRLPRPEQEWVRGNDAAAAFARAMSGEGIGLRLPPAGGRADLTAGSAGLLMVDTARLEAFNLVPGAFCASRHGGSMMSANKVAAATGAIPPYLPAKAFREAMEILSGGALFHIRPLRRAKVGILVAGAEGRPEGAEDRFAAIVRNKAEFLGCTVVRTLFAPGDREAVRNGVRELLEAGAELLVTAAGTSAASDDAILRGLTDAGAEELLSGAAVLPGAAILLARIGDVRVVGVPGRDLSFRRAAFDLVLPRLLAGVDITARDLARFGHGGICLECHHCAFPKCPFGK from the coding sequence ATGAAAATCGGAGGCTGGTCGTACGAGGAATTCGCGGAGCGGGTGAAAAACTTCCACGGGCACGCCTCGCCCGGCGTGATCCTCGGCGGGATCATGGTGCAGGAAGCGCTCGGCCGCCTGCCGGAAGGGACCGTGTTCAACGCCATCTGCGAAACCCGTTTCCGCCTGCCCGACGCAGTCCAGATGCTCACCCCCTGCACCGCGGGAAACGGCCGCCTCCGGGTGCTCGACTTCGGCCGGTTCGCCCTCTGCCTGTTCGACCGGACCGGCGGCGAAGGGATCCGCGTCTTCCTGGATCCGCGGAAGGCGGCGTCCCGGAACAATGTCATGAAATGGTATTTCGAGGAAGCGCAGGAACAGGAGCGGGAGGACGAGTCTCTGCTCGCCGTGATCCGGGAGGCCGGCACGCGGCTGATCGAAACGTCGCCGGTGAAACTGAAGCCCCGGTTCTTCGACGGGAAGCGGAAGGGAGGCATGAGCGCCTGCCCCCTGTGCGGCGAACGGTTCCTTTCCCTAGACGGGGCGTTCTGCCGGGCCTGCCAGGGGGAAACGCCGTACGAGGAGGCCGCGCGGATCGGGGCGGATCCCGTCCCCGCCGGGGATCCCGGACGCCTGCCGCGGCCGGAACAGGAATGGGTGCGCGGAAACGATGCGGCCGCCGCCTTCGCAAGGGCGATGTCCGGGGAAGGGATCGGGTTGCGGCTCCCGCCGGCGGGCGGCCGGGCGGACCTGACGGCCGGTTCCGCGGGACTGCTGATGGTGGACACGGCCCGCCTGGAGGCGTTCAATCTCGTGCCCGGCGCGTTCTGCGCATCGCGCCACGGCGGGTCGATGATGTCGGCGAACAAGGTGGCGGCAGCAACCGGCGCGATCCCGCCGTACCTCCCGGCGAAGGCGTTCCGGGAGGCGATGGAGATCCTTTCCGGCGGGGCGCTGTTCCACATCCGTCCCTTGCGCCGCGCAAAGGTGGGGATCCTCGTCGCCGGTGCGGAAGGCCGACCGGAAGGTGCGGAAGACCGCTTCGCCGCAATCGTCCGGAACAAGGCGGAATTCCTGGGCTGCACCGTCGTCAGGACGCTCTTCGCGCCCGGCGACCGCGAGGCCGTGCGGAACGGCGTGCGGGAGCTGCTGGAGGCGGGGGCGGAGCTGCTGGTGACGGCCGCCGGGACGTCCGCGGCCTCCGATGACGCGATCCTCCGAGGATTGACGGACGCCGGCGCGGAGGAGCTGCTTTCCGGGGCGGCGGTCCTCCCCGGGGCCGCGATCCTGCTCGCCCGGATCGGCGATGTCCGGGTCGTGGGGGTTCCAGGCCGGGACCTTTCTTTCCGCCGCGCCGCCTTCGACCTGGTCCTTCCCCGGCTGCTGGCGGGAGTCGACATCACCGCACGGGACCTTGCGCGGTTCGGCCACGGGGGGATCTGCCTGGAATGCCACCACTGCGCATTCCCGAAGTGTCCCTTCGGGAAATAG